The Cyanobacteria bacterium GSL.Bin1 DNA window ATAATTACATTATAGACAATATTATAAAAGTGTCAACGTGATTTCTATAACGTGGCTGAATCAGTGAGAATTGGCTACGCTGTTGTTGTTGTTGTTATTTATAATTTAATAAGATATAAAACGCATCTCAGGTAATGCTTGAGCGGGACTTAAACGAAGTTTAAGCTAGAATGTAGCCAAAACTCGCTTTATAAGCAACAAATCTGTCAGCATCGAACCGGAGTCTTTACTGAGCGGCCGAACCCTCGAACAGATTAGGACAGAAGAATTGTCGCCCAAGAAAAAGCAAAAACATGAGCGAGAAAACAGTGAATTAATGATAAGAGTTGCCCTTAGTGAGTTTACTTATCACACTTTCAAAGTAACTAATTTGCAAATTCCCTTGAGAAACTGGAGCCATGCAAGTGGGGTTTCCAAAGAAAGGTCAACTCATCTGGTTATTCTCTGGATAAATTTTCACTGCAGATCATGTTTTGTCGCAAAGCAAGCAACTCCAAGAGAACACCATTTGTCCAGCCAAAACCTTCTTCATTACTGGTATACCCAAATTGAATCTCCTCTGAAATCTCGCTGGAGCAACTTTCTACATCATACTTCTCTAAGAGAGTGCCTTGACGATCAAACTCTTGTAAGAGCAGAGTAATAAATTTATCGGCGATTCGATCCCCCATTTCTCGATAGCCATAACGGTAGAGTCCTTGTACCGCAATCAGATGAAACGGAGCCCAGCCAAAGGGAGCATCCCATTGGTTCCCAGTCACTTCCGTACTGGTTCGGAGACCGCCACAAGTCTCAAATTTGGATAGGTGATTGACAACTCGTTCAGCTTGTACTGGCGAAGCAAGACCGGTCCAGAGCGGGTAAAACGTTGTGACATAGTGGTATCTCCGGCGGCGTTCTGTGAAAAAGTTGTAGTCAAAGTAGAGTCCTATTTCCTCATCCCATAGGAATTGGTCAATTAACTCGTGTCTGTCTTTGGCTCGAGCTCGCCAGTATTTTACCGCATCGGCATGCCCAAGAATTTCATTAATTTGGGCGATGTCCTGTTCCATTTGATAGAGGAGAACATTCAGACAAACGGGAGCATAGTGAACAATATCGATACTGAACGGACCAAACCGATTGGTTGGATCCAATCCTGACTCGCGCATCGAGCGATCGCCTTTATAAAACAGATCGGTCAGCCGATCCCCTGGTTGATCGTAATAAAGCCTAACATCATAGCCCTCAATCTGATGGGTGCGATAATATTCTCGCACCCGGTCATAATGCGTTCGTCCGCCTTGATCGCGTTCTGAGGCGATGACTTCCGGAGCAGGGCCATTCCCTAAAGCATAGTAGCGGGACAATCCAGTGGCTTGATTAAGATGAGGCGGGACGATCCAGTAATAGTAATAATTACGAATAATGGGTAAGACTGAAGCCAACCAGTCTTGATCGGGACGAGATTGGTATTGATTTAAAACCATCTGAGTGATGAAGGGGGGTTGGGAACGAGTCAGCATGTACGTTCGATTCCCATTGAGGATGGTGCCGTAGTGATCAATCTCGTATAAAAGTTGGTCGAGTAAGGACTGGGATAACTCAATTTCCCCATCACGGAGCAATCCCAACTGGATAAAATAGCTGTCCCAGCCATACATTTCATTAAAACGCCCTCCAGGAACAACATAGTTCCCTGGTAAGTAGAGCAACCCGTGGTTCTCAAGGTGCTCTAGGTCCGGAGGCAGCACTCGGATCTCAAGCTGTTGGAACTCTTCGGCTGTCATAGCCATCTGGAGTGATCGTCTTACAGTTACCAGATCCTCCCGTCGGGAAATGTAGACGAACCAAGGTTGGCCCTCCTGATGGTCGATTTTGGGATCAATGGCGGCTTCAAGGGTATGGGCAGGGGTGCGGGTCAGCGTTTTCCAAGTCTGCTTGATATAAGCCCGCACGGCTTCGAGTTGACTGGATGAGAATGGATGATTGGGCGGTGAGGACCGAGTTGGATTCGTCATGAATGATGTAGTCAACGGTCTGATAATCCTACAACTATAATTTTAATTGAGTTGGAGATGGGGCTTTCCTTCAGTTCAGATTTCTTACATTTGGTGGTTTCCTCCAAATTAAGCCCTCACAAAACACAGAAAGGGTTGTCTGAGACTGCGGAAATAAATAGCCTACGGTACGAGCTTCGCTCTACCGCACACAGTCCCTCATGAATCAGCCCCTGTGGTACGTTTAAATGGGCTATAGCAGCAAAGGGACAGGAGCATGAGAGTTGGAGCGAATTATCAAGGAAATAACCATTGTCAATTCGTAGTTTGGGCACCGCTTCGGGAGCAAGTGGCTGTCGAACTGATTGAACCTGTACATCGAATGATTCCCATGCAATCCCAATCACGGGGCTACTGGCAAGTGCAGGTAGAGGGGATCAAACCGGGAACCCTCTATCGCTATCGTTTGGATGACGAAGTTTTCCGTCCTGACCCGGCTTCCCACTCCCAACCTCAAGATGTACACGGACTGTCAGCAGTGATCGATCACGCGGATTTTGACTGGCATGATCAATCCTGGCAAGGTTTGGCTCTGGAAGAGTGGGTGATCTATGAATTGCATGTGGGCACTTTTACAGCAATGGGGACTTTTGCTGCGATTATTCCTCGGCTTGAGGACCTTGTCGATCTTGGAATTACCGCCATCGAACTCATGCCCGTAGCCCAATTCCCTGGCGATCGCAATTGGGGCTATGACGGCGCCTATCCCTATGCGGTCCAAGCTTCCTATGGAGGACCAACGGAACTCAAGAAGCTGGTTGATGCTTGCCACCAACGGGGAATTGCTGTCATTTTAGACGTTGTTTATAACCATTTTGGCCCAGAAGGATGTTACATTGAGGAGTTTGCTCCTTATTGGACAGACCGGTATCAAACCCCTTGGGGCCGGGCAGTTAACTTTGATGGAGCGCACAGCGATGGGGTCAGAAATTTCTTCATTGAGAATGCCTTGTACTGGTTGCGCGACTATCATATTGATGCGCTGCGATTGGACGCGGTGCACGCTATTTACGACTTTGGCGCTAAGCACTTTCTGGCGGAGTTAGCAACGGCGATTGCCTCCTTCTCCCAAGAGCAAGGGCGACGTTATTATCTCATTGCCGAAAGTGACCTTAATGATGTTCAAGTGATTCAGCCATTGGAGAAGAGAGGATATGGAATCGATGCTCAGTGGAGTGATGACTTCCACCACGCCTTACATACAATCTTGACCGGGGAAAGAACCGGTTACTATGAGGACTTTGGACATCTACAGCAACTTGCTAAAGCCTATCGCAGCAGTTTTGTCTATTCTTGGCAATATTCTGTTCACCGCCAGCGGTTTCATGGCAGCGATGCCAGTTCTTGTCCTCCGGTTCAGTTTATAGTTTATACGCAAAACCATGATCAGATCGGAAATCGTATGTGGGGAGAACGACTGTCTCACCTCGTCTCATTCGAGAAGTTAAAATTAGCAGCCGGAGCCTTGCTGCTCTCTCCCTACATTCCGCTGCTATTTATGGGAGAAGAATATGGGGAAGACGCTCCTTTCCTGTACCTGATTAGCCATACCGACTCTGACTTGGTTCAAGCGGTGCGAGAGGGACGTCAACGAGAATTTGCACCCTTCCATGGCAAGGATGAGCCGCCAGATGCTTTCAGTTTAGAGACATTTCAAAAGTCGAAATTGAATTGGGAGCAGCGGCAACAGGGCAAACATCAGGTTTTGCTGGTCCTATATCGAGAACTCATTCGTTTGCGTCGCGACATCCCCGCTCTCGGTATTGGCGATCGCGCCCAACTCAAGGTGAACTGTTTAGAGGAGCAGAAAATTTTGCTCATTCAACGTTGGCATGAGGCGAGTCAGGTGTTGATTGGGTTGAACTTCGGCGATCGCGCAGCCTCTATCCGACCGCAACTCCCGCCAGGTCTATGGCACAGGCATCTGGACTCATCCGATTCCCAATGGTTGGGCATGGGGCCCCTAGCCCCACCTGTACTAGAAGGAAGCGAGTTAAATCTTAGCCTTGTCGCGAGCAGTTTTGTACTCTATGTTCTTCATTGACATCCTCATCCCACTAAACCTGACGGCTATAGTGGGAGATTCCTAACCTTACGATTAGGTTTTCCTTTTTCTCAGACACTTGACTAGACAAAGTTTCCTCTGTCCCCGTCAGCCCGTCTCCCAAGGCATTTTGTTTGACATCTACCCCCTGCCCGAGGGCGGATGTTCCTTCAGGTCTGCTTTCCAATGCGCGGGAAACCCGCGCTTGGGTCAGACCTCGATTTCTAATGACTTCCGCAGACACCACGTCTCTCGAACCGACATAACCGCATTCAGGACAATGATGAACCCTGACATCCAGAGTCTTTTTGCCTGTATGCGCACCGCATTGGCTACATTCTTGAGAAGTGCCGTCCTTGTCAACTTTAGCAAAATATACATCACGCTTCCAACAGACCCATTGGAGGATGTTTACAAACTTCCCAAACGCTGCGTCTGCTGAGTGCTTAGACAGCATGCCTCTTTGCCAGGTGCGGAAGTTGATGTCCTCGACAAAGATCATCCCTGCTCCATCGCACAATTGATGAGCGAGTTGGAAGTGCCAATCCTTGCGAGTGTCTGAAATACGTTGGTGTAGCCTTGCTATCTTGCGATTCAGCTTGTGACGGTTATTCGACTGCCGACCCTGCTGGAATTCGATTCCAGCAGGAAAGCAGCCTGGAGCGAGGAGCGAAGCGACGCAGTGAAGATGCCTTCCGCACCCTTTCGGTTTGTTCTTAAGTCTACGTTGGAGCAATTTCAGCTTCCTTTGTAGAGACTTTAAGAACCGAGGTCGTTTTATCTCTAAACCATCGGAAGTAGCAACAAACTTGTCAAACCCCAAGTCTAACCCTCTCGCATGTCCATGAGGGAAAGGTTGTGGGACATCCACATCCAACTGAAGGGAAAGCATGACAAAGTAACCAGAAGCCTTGCGGACAATTCTGGCTTGTTTGACTTGAAAGCCATTTGGGATTTCTCTGGACTTTCTAAGCCTGACCCAGCCTAATTGGGGTAGTTTAACAAAATTTCCCTTGACCACCTCCTTTCCTAACTGAGGGTAAACGTAAGAGCGAAGACGATACCGATTTTTAAATCGAGGGAATCCTAATCCCTTTGCCTTCATATTGGCAAATGCTCGATCAAGAGTCCTCAGAACTTGCTGAAGCACCTGAGCATTAACTGACTTGAGGCGTTCGTCGGTCTTCTTGGCTTCGGTTAAAGCCTTTGCCTGTTTGTGGTAATTCGGGTAAGGCTCATCAAAAGGAATGATATATTCCTGCAGAATGGAACAAGCGTTAATCGGGGACTTGCGAGAGTTATGCCAATCTTTTCTCTCCCTCAGTGCAAAATTCCAAACCGAACGGCAGACTGAGAGAGTATGTTCGATCATCTCAATCTGCTGTTGGTTTGGTTCTAAGCGGTACTCGTAGGTGAGAGTTAGCATTGGCTTTTTGTTAGACTTAGACTAAATCTCGTTTAACACATTTACTGCCTATAAGTGAGAATAGCATATAACAAAGGATGGAGAACTGTTTACTCTCTTACTGTTCATATCGTTTTAGTTACCAAATACCGTCGAAAAGCGATCAACCCTTCCCTTCTCCAAAGACTGACAGAAATCTTCGAGGAGACCTTGAAAAAGTGGGAATCTGAGTTAGTGGAGTTAAATGGGGAATCCGATCATGTCCACCTTTTAATTAGTTATCCCCCGCACGTCCAACTTTCCAAACTAATTGCTAACTTGAAAACGGTATCCAGCCGTTTAATTAGGAAAGAGTTTCCTGACCACATCGGTAGGTTTTATGACAAGCCTGTGTTTTGGACAGGTGCTTACTTTGTTGCTTCTTGTGGAGGAGTGACCGTTGAGCAGTTAAAGAGATACGTGGAAAACCAAAGGATGTCCTAGCGGACTTCTGTTGATTTGGACGCAATTCATCAGCCCGTTAACCCTAACGGCTATAACGGGAGTCCTCTTGCGTCATTAAGATAGACTTGTCTAATTCCCTACTCAGTTCCAACTCTTGTTCACCCACTCATTCTAGGAGAGATTAGCCATGGGCGTTCCCACTGCTACTTATCGGATTCAATTTAATCCTAATTTTAACTTTAATGCCGCCTACGATATCATTCCCTATTTAGCGGAGTTGGGCATTTCAGATCTCTATGCGTCACCAATCTTTAAAGCCTGTCAAGGGAGCCAGCATGGTTACGATGTGGTAGATCCCAATCAACTTAACCCTGATTTGGGAACCGTTGAAGAGTTTGACCGATTAATCGAGCATCTCCAGCAAAATCAGATGGGATGGCTGCAAGATATTGTTCCCAACCACATGGCCTATGACAGTCAAAATCTTTGGTTGATGAATGTCTTAGAGTTCGGGGAGGATTCTCCTTACGCAGACTGCTTTGATATTGATTGGGAACATCCGAATCAGGATCTGAAAGGACGGGTCTTAACACCGCTCCTTGGAGATTTCTATGGGAAGTGTTTAGAACGGGGTGAAATTCAACTCAGTTACGGAGAGACGGGTCTTAAAGTCAATTACTATGAGCTGAGCTTTCCCTTGCGCATGAGCAGCTATGCAAAAGTCTTAGCTCGCGACTTAGGACGTCTGAGCAAAGTCTTAGGACAAGAACATCCTGATTTTATGAAACTTCTCGGAATTCTGTATATCTTGAACAGTATTCCCTCAGAAGTGTCGAGGAAACAGCGGCAGGATCAAGCAACTTTTGTCAAGTATTTACTTTGGGAACTTTACAGCGGGAACTCGGAGATTCAAGAATTTATAGACAGTAACATCCGTTTTTTTAACGGAAAGGCAGGTCAGCCAGAAAGTTTTGATGCGTTGGATAACATTCTGTCAGAACAGTACTTTCGACTGGCCTTCTGGAAAGTCGGTTCTGAAGAGTTAAACTATCGACGTTTTTTTAGTATCAATCGACTGGTCTCACTCAGAGTTGAAAATGAGCGAGTTTATAAGATTACCCATCGGCTCATTCAGAAGCTGATTCAGAGTGGCAAAGTAACGGGGCTGCGAATCGATCACTTGGATGGTCTTTACGATCCGACGCGTTATCTAGAGCGGCTACGGGAAACTTGTGGCGAACTCTATATCGTCGTTGAGAAAATCCTGGAACTGGAACAGGACTATCTGGGCAAGTTTGAAGAAATCCCCCGTGAGTGGCCAATCCAAGGAACCTCTGGGTATGATTTTCTGAATTGTCTCAATGGCCTTTTCTTTAAACGGGAGCATCACCGTTACCTCAGCGAGCTCTATGCTTCGTTGACAGGGATAAAAACGCCTTATGAAGAATTAGTTGTACAAAAGAAGCAGCTCATTATTGATAAGAACCTAGCAGGAGATATTCACAATCTTGCCACCTTGCTCAAGGGGATTGCCCAATGCTACCGTTACGGAAGGGACTTCACCCATAACGGTCTCCGTCGGGCACTCCAGGAACTCCTAGCCCTCTTTCCCGTTTATCGAATCTATGTCAACTTGGATGGAACACTCAATCAGCGCGATCAAAGCTATGTAGAGGAAGCTATCCAGCAGGCTAAATTCCATGTCCCCCAATTAATCAATGAATTGAACTTCATCGAACAAGTGCTAATGCTCGATTTTGACGAGTCCCTCTCCCAAGAGGAACAACTCCAATGGCTTCACTTTGTATCGAAGTTCCAACAGCTTTCAGGTCCTCTGATGGCAAAGGGCATAGAAGATACACTGTTCTATGTCTACAACCGTTTCATTGCCTTCAATGAAGTTGGCGGTCAACCCCCTCAAGCCGGGATTTCAGTTTTAGCCTTTCATAATTTCTGTCAGAATCGGCGGGATAACTGGCCCTTAACCATGAATACAACCTCGACCCACGACACGAAACGAAGTGAAGATATCCGCGCTCGTCTACAAGTTCTCTCCGAAATTCCAGAGGAGTGGGCGACCCAGGTCAAAGGCTGGCAGGAACTCAATCAGCAGCACAAAATTCGTCAAAACGGGCACCTCATTCCAGATGCGAATGATGAATACTTTCTCTATCAAACTCTTGTTGGAGCCTATCCTCTTGATGAAGCCGAGTATGTCTCATTTGTCGAGCGGATTAAGAGCTATCTGATTAAGGCCGTTCGAGAGGCAAAGGTTCACACGGCTTGGCTGCAGCCGGATACTGATTACGAAGAAGGATTTCTGAAGTTTGTCGAGAAGCTGCTAGAGCCTGCCGAGGACAATCGATTTCTGCCTCAACTGCGGCAGTTTCAGGAGTGGGTATCGTTTTACGGAGCCTTGAACTCACTCACTCAAACCTTGCTGAAAATCACTGCGCCTGGCATCCCAGATTTCTATCAAGGAACCGAGCTTTGGGACTTGAGTCTGGTTGATCCTGACAACCGCCGTCCCGTTGACTTTGAGCATCGGTTTGCCCTACTCAAAGAAATTAAACGAGGGCTCCAAACCCATCCCCTTGAACTACTGACAGAACTGAAGCAGAACTGGCGGGACGGACGACTGAAGCTGTTGCTCATTACTCAGGCTTTGGCAACTCGTAACCAGAACCAAGCGCTGTTTGAGGCAGGGAACTACGAACCGTTGGAAGTTCTGGGTCCTCTGTCAGAGCATATTGTCGCTTTTGCACGGCGGTATGATCGCGCCACCGTAATTGTGGTCGCCTCCCGGTTTTTCACACCTCTACTGAAGGCTGGAACCTTCCAAACCGGTGAATTAGTATGGGGGAGCGATACTTATATTGAGCTTCCCGCCGATTTTCCGACCTCATTAATCGATTCCCTTACCGGTCAGGCCATCCAAGCACAGGATGCGCTTCCAGTTAGCATAGCGCTAGAGCACCTCCCAGTTGCACTTCTTATCTCGAATTGATCAATGTTTGCCACAAATTGATCGAATCTTCGATTCGCTGCCAGAGGCCATCGAGGAGATGGGGGAGACAAGCAAGACAAGGCGAGCGACCCTGCCGTAGAGCGAAGCTCGTGCCGTAGGCTACTGGTTCGGCTAAGGAATGCGCGAGAAGGGGACAAGGTGAGGTGATTGCTCATCTGTAGCATAAATGAATCAATTTCATATTATTTAGCTACTTTCCAACTTTGTCCAATTATTACGGGAATCAGACTCATGCCGAGTGCGACTCCCCAACCATTGAAGCCTGGGTTAACGGTTTGCAAGGCATCTTTTAATCCTGGTAAATAAACAGCAGATAATAATAAACCCGTACAAATCACTAATGCACCCCAGATATAAGGATTAGTAGTTACTTCATTGCGAATCAAACCAGAACCGGGATCGCGCATATTAAAAACGTGCCATAATCTAGCAAATGCTAGGGTGAGAAAGGAAATGGTAACTGCTTTCTGTTCCTCCATCCCTAGGGTGAGCAATGCCAAAGCAAAGGCACCTAGTACCGGAATAGCAATTAATAATCCGTAAAGCGCGATCGCCCACCAATGTTTTGTCGTTAAGATAGATTCTTTGGCATCACGGGGAGGACGCTGCATCAAAGTTGGATTGCCAGGTCCCACCCCCAAAGCAAGGGCAGGGAAAACATCGTTAACGACGTTGAGATAAAGAATTTGTAGGGGCAATAAGGGTAAAGGTGCGTCAGTTAGGGAGGCAGCAGCAACGGCAATGATTTCTCCGACGTTGCCAGAAAGCAGATACAGGGTGAATTTACGAATATTGTTGAAAATTGCCCGTCCCTGTTCGACCGCAGCGATAATTGTCTTAAAAGCATCATCTTGCAATACCATATCGGCTGCTTCGCGAGCGACCTGAGTACCTCGTTTGCCCATCGCTACGCCAATATCGGCTTTTTTGAGGGCGGGGGCATCGTTTACCCCATCTCCTGTCATCGCCATAATCGATCCGGCTTCTTGATGGAGAGCAATTAAATTCAGCTTTTGTTTGGGACTGACGCGGGCAAAAATAGGAACTTGTCGCAGTCGTTCCCGTTCCTGTTGGGATAGTTCATCGGGACTTTTAAGCGCTTTGCCTGGTTCGGCTTCAACTTCTTCTTCGGTAGTCAAACCGACTGCCAGTCCGATATGACGGGCAGTTACCGGTTGGTCGCCCGTCACCATAATTGCTCGGATTCCCGCATCACGACAAGCTTTGAGGGCTTTTTTCACATCTTGGCGTGGCGGATCGAGTAATCCGATTACTCCTAATAAAGTTAATTCTTCGTAGGGATGAGCCTCAGTATTATCTATGGTTTTTTGAGCAAGCGCTAAGATTCTCAGTCCCTCTTGTGCCAAGCGATCGCATTTTTGTTGCCACGATTGATGTTCCTCTCTATTCATTACTCGGACCCCTTCCGCGGTCAGATCATGAGAACATACGGGTAAAATTGATTCGGGTGCCCCTTTCACTGCTACGCGATACTTCCCTGCTATTTCATGAAAGGTTGCCATCATTTTGGTTTCTGAATCGAAAGCCTCCTCTCGGACTTCTGGTTGTTGCGACAGGAGTTCATCCCGATTTAACCCCGCTTTTGCACCTACGGCTAATAAGGCAATTTCTGTGGGATCGCCAACAGCTTGATCTTCTGCTTCGGGTAAAGCTGCATTGTTACACAATACCCCCACTTCTAAAACCGCTCTGAGGATTTCATGACGAACCGGATCGACGGTTTCTCCTTCTCGGCTAAATTTTCCTGTGGTTTGTCCTTCTCCGCTTACTTCTACTTTGCCCGAATCTAACGCAATTTCGGTCACGCTCATCCGATTTTCCGTCAGCGTTCCCGTTTTGTCGGTGCAGATAATACTGGTTGCACCGAGGGTTTCTACGGCTGAAAGGCGATTGATGATGGCATGGCGTTTTGCCATGCGCCACATCCCCCGTGCCAATGCTACCGTTGCTACGATCGGCAAACCTTCAGGTACAGCAGCTACCGCAAGCGCGATCGCTGTTTCTACCATGAGGTACAAATCTCTACCGCCAATTATTCCTGTAACTGCAACTAAAAAGGCAATGGCAAGGGTAATCGAGATCAGTCTTTTCCCCAGACGATCTAGTCTTTTTTCTAAAGGTGTAATTTCCTCCTTGGCTTGTGCTGTCAGAGAGGAAATATGACCGAGTTCCGTATCCATCCCTGTTGCTACGACGACCCCTTCCCCAGTACCTCGCGTGATTGCCGTACCTTTAAACACCATATTTTTGCGCTCGGCTAAGGCTAAATCTCCCTCCAAGGTTTCAGTGGTTTTACTGACGGGAACAGATTCCCCAGTTAAGGTTGATTCATCTGCCTGAAGTTTAGAAGCCTCTAACAAACGTAAGTCCGCAGCCACTAAATCGCCTCCCTCCAAGATCACAATATCCCCAGGTACTAGCTCCTCGGCAGCAATTTCCTGGACATTAGCGCCTCTTTTCACCTTGGTTTTGGTTTTACTCAGTTGTTGCAAAGATTCCATCGAGCGCACTGCTTTAATTTCGGTAAAGAAACCAATTACAGTATTGAGCAAAATAGCAATGATAATCGCTACTCCTTCAATCCATTTCTGAAACGCCAAAGAGAGAATCGCTGCTACTGCGAGCAGGGCAATAATCGGGCTTTTAAACTGAGCGATGAAAATCTGCCAAGCACTGCGACGCTTAAATTCCTGGAGGCGATTTTTCCCATACTTTTGTTGTCTTTGCTTAACTGTGGCGTGATCTAATCCTCGCTCTGAATCTACTGATAGACGTTGCAGAACTTCATCTGTGTCCAAAGAAGTAGCTGCTTCTAAATCTACCTGGGGCGCGG harbors:
- a CDS encoding alpha,alpha-trehalase, whose protein sequence is MTNPTRSSPPNHPFSSSQLEAVRAYIKQTWKTLTRTPAHTLEAAIDPKIDHQEGQPWFVYISRREDLVTVRRSLQMAMTAEEFQQLEIRVLPPDLEHLENHGLLYLPGNYVVPGGRFNEMYGWDSYFIQLGLLRDGEIELSQSLLDQLLYEIDHYGTILNGNRTYMLTRSQPPFITQMVLNQYQSRPDQDWLASVLPIIRNYYYYWIVPPHLNQATGLSRYYALGNGPAPEVIASERDQGGRTHYDRVREYYRTHQIEGYDVRLYYDQPGDRLTDLFYKGDRSMRESGLDPTNRFGPFSIDIVHYAPVCLNVLLYQMEQDIAQINEILGHADAVKYWRARAKDRHELIDQFLWDEEIGLYFDYNFFTERRRRYHYVTTFYPLWTGLASPVQAERVVNHLSKFETCGGLRTSTEVTGNQWDAPFGWAPFHLIAVQGLYRYGYREMGDRIADKFITLLLQEFDRQGTLLEKYDVESCSSEISEEIQFGYTSNEEGFGWTNGVLLELLALRQNMICSENLSRE
- the treZ gene encoding malto-oligosyltrehalose trehalohydrolase; translated protein: MRVGANYQGNNHCQFVVWAPLREQVAVELIEPVHRMIPMQSQSRGYWQVQVEGIKPGTLYRYRLDDEVFRPDPASHSQPQDVHGLSAVIDHADFDWHDQSWQGLALEEWVIYELHVGTFTAMGTFAAIIPRLEDLVDLGITAIELMPVAQFPGDRNWGYDGAYPYAVQASYGGPTELKKLVDACHQRGIAVILDVVYNHFGPEGCYIEEFAPYWTDRYQTPWGRAVNFDGAHSDGVRNFFIENALYWLRDYHIDALRLDAVHAIYDFGAKHFLAELATAIASFSQEQGRRYYLIAESDLNDVQVIQPLEKRGYGIDAQWSDDFHHALHTILTGERTGYYEDFGHLQQLAKAYRSSFVYSWQYSVHRQRFHGSDASSCPPVQFIVYTQNHDQIGNRMWGERLSHLVSFEKLKLAAGALLLSPYIPLLFMGEEYGEDAPFLYLISHTDSDLVQAVREGRQREFAPFHGKDEPPDAFSLETFQKSKLNWEQRQQGKHQVLLVLYRELIRLRRDIPALGIGDRAQLKVNCLEEQKILLIQRWHEASQVLIGLNFGDRAASIRPQLPPGLWHRHLDSSDSQWLGMGPLAPPVLEGSELNLSLVASSFVLYVLH
- a CDS encoding helix-turn-helix domain-containing protein — its product is MLTLTYEYRLEPNQQQIEMIEHTLSVCRSVWNFALRERKDWHNSRKSPINACSILQEYIIPFDEPYPNYHKQAKALTEAKKTDERLKSVNAQVLQQVLRTLDRAFANMKAKGLGFPRFKNRYRLRSYVYPQLGKEVVKGNFVKLPQLGWVRLRKSREIPNGFQVKQARIVRKASGYFVMLSLQLDVDVPQPFPHGHARGLDLGFDKFVATSDGLEIKRPRFLKSLQRKLKLLQRRLKNKPKGCGRHLHCVASLLAPGCFPAGIEFQQGRQSNNRHKLNRKIARLHQRISDTRKDWHFQLAHQLCDGAGMIFVEDINFRTWQRGMLSKHSADAAFGKFVNILQWVCWKRDVYFAKVDKDGTSQECSQCGAHTGKKTLDVRVHHCPECGYVGSRDVVSAEVIRNRGLTQARVSRALESRPEGTSALGQGVDVKQNALGDGLTGTEETLSSQVSEKKENLIVRLGISHYSRQV
- the tnpA gene encoding IS200/IS605 family transposase, with product MRIAYNKGWRTVYSLTVHIVLVTKYRRKAINPSLLQRLTEIFEETLKKWESELVELNGESDHVHLLISYPPHVQLSKLIANLKTVSSRLIRKEFPDHIGRFYDKPVFWTGAYFVASCGGVTVEQLKRYVENQRMS
- the treY gene encoding malto-oligosyltrehalose synthase, which codes for MGVPTATYRIQFNPNFNFNAAYDIIPYLAELGISDLYASPIFKACQGSQHGYDVVDPNQLNPDLGTVEEFDRLIEHLQQNQMGWLQDIVPNHMAYDSQNLWLMNVLEFGEDSPYADCFDIDWEHPNQDLKGRVLTPLLGDFYGKCLERGEIQLSYGETGLKVNYYELSFPLRMSSYAKVLARDLGRLSKVLGQEHPDFMKLLGILYILNSIPSEVSRKQRQDQATFVKYLLWELYSGNSEIQEFIDSNIRFFNGKAGQPESFDALDNILSEQYFRLAFWKVGSEELNYRRFFSINRLVSLRVENERVYKITHRLIQKLIQSGKVTGLRIDHLDGLYDPTRYLERLRETCGELYIVVEKILELEQDYLGKFEEIPREWPIQGTSGYDFLNCLNGLFFKREHHRYLSELYASLTGIKTPYEELVVQKKQLIIDKNLAGDIHNLATLLKGIAQCYRYGRDFTHNGLRRALQELLALFPVYRIYVNLDGTLNQRDQSYVEEAIQQAKFHVPQLINELNFIEQVLMLDFDESLSQEEQLQWLHFVSKFQQLSGPLMAKGIEDTLFYVYNRFIAFNEVGGQPPQAGISVLAFHNFCQNRRDNWPLTMNTTSTHDTKRSEDIRARLQVLSEIPEEWATQVKGWQELNQQHKIRQNGHLIPDANDEYFLYQTLVGAYPLDEAEYVSFVERIKSYLIKAVREAKVHTAWLQPDTDYEEGFLKFVEKLLEPAEDNRFLPQLRQFQEWVSFYGALNSLTQTLLKITAPGIPDFYQGTELWDLSLVDPDNRRPVDFEHRFALLKEIKRGLQTHPLELLTELKQNWRDGRLKLLLITQALATRNQNQALFEAGNYEPLEVLGPLSEHIVAFARRYDRATVIVVASRFFTPLLKAGTFQTGELVWGSDTYIELPADFPTSLIDSLTGQAIQAQDALPVSIALEHLPVALLISN
- a CDS encoding HAD-IC family P-type ATPase — its product is MTKTAPQVDLEAATSLDTDEVLQRLSVDSERGLDHATVKQRQQKYGKNRLQEFKRRSAWQIFIAQFKSPIIALLAVAAILSLAFQKWIEGVAIIIAILLNTVIGFFTEIKAVRSMESLQQLSKTKTKVKRGANVQEIAAEELVPGDIVILEGGDLVAADLRLLEASKLQADESTLTGESVPVSKTTETLEGDLALAERKNMVFKGTAITRGTGEGVVVATGMDTELGHISSLTAQAKEEITPLEKRLDRLGKRLISITLAIAFLVAVTGIIGGRDLYLMVETAIALAVAAVPEGLPIVATVALARGMWRMAKRHAIINRLSAVETLGATSIICTDKTGTLTENRMSVTEIALDSGKVEVSGEGQTTGKFSREGETVDPVRHEILRAVLEVGVLCNNAALPEAEDQAVGDPTEIALLAVGAKAGLNRDELLSQQPEVREEAFDSETKMMATFHEIAGKYRVAVKGAPESILPVCSHDLTAEGVRVMNREEHQSWQQKCDRLAQEGLRILALAQKTIDNTEAHPYEELTLLGVIGLLDPPRQDVKKALKACRDAGIRAIMVTGDQPVTARHIGLAVGLTTEEEVEAEPGKALKSPDELSQQERERLRQVPIFARVSPKQKLNLIALHQEAGSIMAMTGDGVNDAPALKKADIGVAMGKRGTQVAREAADMVLQDDAFKTIIAAVEQGRAIFNNIRKFTLYLLSGNVGEIIAVAAASLTDAPLPLLPLQILYLNVVNDVFPALALGVGPGNPTLMQRPPRDAKESILTTKHWWAIALYGLLIAIPVLGAFALALLTLGMEEQKAVTISFLTLAFARLWHVFNMRDPGSGLIRNEVTTNPYIWGALVICTGLLLSAVYLPGLKDALQTVNPGFNGWGVALGMSLIPVIIGQSWKVAK